In one window of Microbacterium natoriense DNA:
- a CDS encoding CpaF family protein, protein MSHPSIVVAERVRLRLRAEGTDPSVDADAARHVALAEVRRFNDAALSRGEATIDDEIGCVRDVLAAVSGFGVLQPLLDDPTIEEVWLNGPDRIHIARGGVAQRIDLRMTDAMLRDLVERMLQTTGRRVDISQPFVDASLPDGSRLHVAIADVVRGSWAVNIRKFLPMYRTLDALTVQGAMPEALATTLRRAMREGRSVIVSGATHAGKTTVLGALLHACADQQRIITVEETFELAVDGPDLVALQGRQASIEGTGEITLRRLVKEALRMRPDRLVVGEVRDAEALDLVLALNTGVPGAATVHANTASEALDKLALLPLLAGRNIDRAFIAPALASSVDLVVHCGRDSDGTRRVYEVIAPTGEVVDGQIITRPVYLYDDALTRGDLRRLEVG, encoded by the coding sequence GTGAGTCATCCGTCCATCGTGGTCGCCGAGCGCGTGCGGCTGCGGTTGCGTGCCGAAGGCACCGATCCCTCCGTGGATGCCGACGCAGCACGGCACGTCGCGCTCGCCGAGGTGCGCCGCTTCAACGACGCGGCGCTCTCACGGGGCGAGGCGACGATCGACGACGAGATCGGCTGCGTGCGAGATGTGCTCGCCGCGGTGAGCGGCTTCGGGGTGCTGCAGCCGCTGCTCGATGACCCGACCATCGAAGAGGTGTGGCTGAACGGTCCCGATCGCATCCATATCGCCCGCGGCGGTGTGGCCCAGCGCATCGATCTGCGGATGACGGATGCGATGCTGCGCGACCTCGTCGAACGGATGCTGCAGACGACCGGCCGGCGGGTCGACATCAGCCAGCCGTTCGTCGACGCCTCGCTGCCCGACGGATCGCGACTGCACGTCGCGATCGCCGACGTCGTGCGGGGTTCGTGGGCCGTGAACATCCGCAAGTTCCTGCCGATGTACCGCACGCTCGATGCACTGACGGTGCAAGGGGCGATGCCCGAGGCGCTGGCCACCACGCTTCGGAGGGCGATGCGCGAAGGGCGCAGCGTGATCGTCTCAGGAGCAACGCACGCCGGAAAGACGACCGTTCTGGGAGCACTGCTGCACGCCTGCGCCGATCAGCAGCGCATCATCACTGTGGAGGAGACGTTCGAGCTGGCTGTCGACGGCCCCGACCTCGTCGCGCTGCAGGGGCGTCAGGCCAGCATCGAGGGGACCGGCGAGATCACTCTGCGGCGATTGGTGAAAGAAGCGCTGCGTATGCGGCCCGACCGTCTCGTCGTCGGGGAGGTGCGCGATGCCGAGGCGCTCGACCTCGTGCTCGCGTTGAACACCGGCGTGCCCGGCGCCGCGACCGTGCACGCGAACACGGCCTCTGAAGCGCTCGACAAGCTCGCGCTCCTACCGCTCCTCGCCGGACGGAACATCGATCGCGCCTTCATCGCTCCGGCCCTCGCCTCATCGGTCGATCTCGTCGTCCACTGCGGCCGGGATTCCGACGGCACTCGACGCGTGTACGAAGTGATCGCCCCCACCGGCGAGGTCGTGGACGGCCAGATCATCACGAGGCCCGTCTATCTGTACGACGACGCTCTCACCCGGGGCGACCTCCGGCGCCTGGAGGTGGGGTGA
- the rdgB gene encoding RdgB/HAM1 family non-canonical purine NTP pyrophosphatase, with protein sequence MKVVLATHNPHKVAEFQQIVAKTRPDLEVVGYDGPEPVEDGVTFAENALIKARAAAAHTGLAALADDSGICVDVLGGSPGVFSAYWAGQKKDAAANLELLLDQLRDIADPHRTAHFNSTIALVTPDGDEHVVVGNWPGRLAHAASGGGGFGYDPVFIPDGQPAGEERTVGDFTAEEKQSQSHRARAFAELVPLLTRL encoded by the coding sequence GTGAAGGTCGTCCTCGCCACGCACAATCCGCACAAGGTCGCGGAGTTCCAGCAGATCGTCGCGAAGACCCGTCCCGACCTCGAAGTCGTCGGCTACGACGGTCCCGAGCCGGTCGAGGACGGCGTGACCTTCGCCGAGAACGCGCTCATCAAGGCGCGTGCGGCGGCGGCGCACACGGGGCTCGCGGCGCTGGCCGACGACTCCGGCATCTGCGTCGACGTGCTCGGCGGATCGCCCGGCGTGTTCTCTGCGTACTGGGCGGGGCAGAAGAAGGATGCGGCGGCGAACCTCGAGCTGCTGCTCGACCAGCTGCGCGACATCGCCGACCCGCACCGCACGGCGCACTTCAACTCGACGATCGCGCTGGTGACCCCCGACGGCGACGAGCACGTCGTCGTCGGGAACTGGCCCGGCCGTCTCGCGCACGCAGCATCGGGCGGCGGCGGATTCGGCTACGACCCCGTCTTCATCCCCGACGGACAGCCCGCGGGCGAGGAGCGTACAGTGGGCGACTTCACGGCGGAGGAGAAGCAGTCTCAGTCGCACCGTGCACGCGCGTTCGCCGAGCTCGTTCCGCTGCTGACGAGGCTCTAG
- the rph gene encoding ribonuclease PH, translating into MSSIVRADGRATDQLREITIERGWSAQAEGSALISFGGTKVLCTASFTNGVPRWLTGKGKGWVTAEYAMLPRATNSRNDRESVKGRIGGRTHEISRLIGRALRAVVDTKALGENTIVIDCDVLQADGGTRTAAITGAYVALADAIEWGRTKKFIGKNSTPLLDSVAAVSVGIIDGEPMLDLAYVEDVRAETDMNIVVTGRGLFVEVQGTAEGAPFDKRELDALLDLGVAGCADLKDLQLNALAPSTGSGTQA; encoded by the coding sequence ATGTCTTCCATCGTCCGCGCCGACGGCCGCGCCACCGACCAGCTCCGCGAGATCACGATCGAGCGCGGCTGGAGCGCGCAGGCCGAAGGCTCCGCGCTGATCAGCTTCGGCGGCACGAAGGTGCTGTGCACGGCATCGTTCACCAACGGCGTGCCTCGGTGGCTGACCGGCAAGGGCAAGGGCTGGGTCACGGCCGAGTACGCGATGCTGCCCCGTGCCACGAACAGCCGCAACGACCGCGAGAGCGTGAAGGGGCGCATCGGCGGTCGCACGCACGAGATCTCCCGTCTGATCGGCCGCGCACTGCGCGCCGTCGTCGACACCAAGGCCCTCGGCGAGAACACGATCGTCATCGACTGCGACGTGCTGCAGGCCGATGGCGGAACCCGCACTGCAGCGATCACCGGCGCCTACGTCGCCCTGGCCGACGCGATCGAGTGGGGGCGCACGAAGAAGTTCATCGGCAAGAACTCCACGCCGCTGCTCGACTCGGTCGCCGCGGTGTCGGTCGGCATCATCGACGGCGAGCCCATGCTCGATCTGGCATACGTCGAGGATGTGCGCGCAGAGACCGACATGAACATCGTCGTCACGGGACGCGGGCTGTTCGTCGAGGTGCAGGGCACCGCCGAGGGCGCACCTTTCGACAAGCGGGAGTTGGATGCGCTTCTCGACCTGGGTGTGGCCGGCTGCGCCGACCTGAAGGACCTGCAGCTGAACGCTCTCGCCCCCTCGACAGGCTCAGGGACCCAGGCGTGA
- a CDS encoding DedA family protein, with the protein MLHAPTALIPWLDPETIIAGAGPWALLVVCFIVFAETGLLIGFLLPGDTLLVISGLLSHPIGNSEHGVFGINVWLVALLIGLSAFVGGEVGYLIGHKGGPAVFERKESGLFSRKNVERTNAFFERFGGITVILARFVPIVRTFAPVAAGVGHMPWRKYTLYNLIGAILWGFGLTMFGYVIGFIPPVAWFVKEYIDLILLAAVGGTALVTLWHYLSERYKAKKALAAGEDVVTDAAEAEALALDLDGDDKN; encoded by the coding sequence ATGTTGCACGCACCGACCGCCCTCATCCCCTGGCTCGACCCGGAGACGATCATCGCGGGGGCCGGCCCGTGGGCTCTTCTGGTGGTGTGCTTCATCGTCTTCGCCGAGACCGGCCTGCTCATCGGCTTCCTGCTCCCGGGCGACACGCTGCTCGTGATCTCGGGCCTGCTCTCTCATCCGATCGGAAACTCGGAGCACGGCGTCTTCGGTATCAACGTCTGGCTCGTGGCGCTGCTGATCGGACTCTCGGCCTTCGTCGGCGGAGAGGTCGGCTACCTGATCGGCCACAAGGGCGGCCCCGCCGTGTTCGAGCGCAAGGAATCAGGGCTGTTCAGCAGGAAGAACGTCGAACGCACGAACGCGTTCTTCGAGCGCTTCGGCGGCATCACCGTCATCCTCGCGCGCTTCGTGCCGATCGTGCGCACCTTCGCCCCGGTCGCCGCAGGCGTGGGCCACATGCCCTGGCGCAAGTACACGCTGTACAACCTGATCGGCGCCATCCTCTGGGGCTTCGGGCTGACCATGTTCGGCTACGTCATCGGCTTCATCCCGCCGGTCGCGTGGTTCGTCAAGGAGTACATCGACCTGATCCTGCTCGCCGCCGTCGGCGGCACGGCTCTGGTCACCCTCTGGCACTACCTCTCCGAGCGCTACAAGGCGAAGAAGGCGCTGGCCGCCGGCGAAGACGTCGTCACCGACGCCGCTGAAGCCGAGGCTCTCGCTCTCGACCTCGATGGCGACGACAAGAACTGA
- a CDS encoding ATP-dependent DNA ligase codes for MVADGQVVQVAGRRLRVTNLEKVVYPETGTTKGEIIGYYSQIAPLLLPLLAGRPVTRKRWVDGVGTADAPAEAFFTKQLERGAPTWVPRQQIMHSDGPKEYPLVDDVPTLVWLAQIAAIELHVPQWRFGPDGLPGNPDRLVLDLDPGPGVGLVQCAEVARIARGILTGMGLDPVPVTSGSKGIHLYAALPGAQTSEQISSVVKELARMIEADHPDLATSVMAKVQRGGKVFLDWSQNNGKKTTISPYSLRGRAHPWVAAPRTWDELDDPELRQLSMDEVLERMAAGIDPISALHPRDDELLDSYRSKRDADRTPEPMPARAAPAAGGETRRFVIQEHHARRLHYDLRIEDRGVLVSWAVPKGVPETSGRNHLAVMTEPHPMEYLTFAGTIPAGEYGAGVMTVWDTGTVELEKWRDDEVIGTFTGNEGGPLGSVRLALIRTEGAGEKSSWLLHRMKQSDSRPHGRPHARASAPASPATEPTLRPMLAENGTAALAKSLNPDPWVEVKWDGIRAIGTWTDGRMLLHARSGTDITARYPELTADGAPHLPASDAVIDGEIVAFDDSGRPSFSRLQNRMHLTRPREIEREVVRTPIAYVVFDLLRLNGHDLTDLPLEQRRSLLDELTADLDAPIQAPPVFDDVDAALAASGQFGLEGVVVKDRSSRYRPGQRSPAWLKLKHTRMQEAVIVGIRPGKGDREGTIGSLLLAVPSPDGLRYVGRVGTGFTDRMLRDLLAQLSPLRVGEPPLQGVPALDASDALWVRPELVGEVEFANWTPDGILRHSRWRGLRPDKTPEDVAIDS; via the coding sequence ATGGTCGCAGACGGTCAGGTGGTGCAGGTGGCAGGGCGACGCCTGCGCGTGACCAATCTCGAGAAGGTCGTCTACCCCGAGACGGGCACCACCAAGGGCGAGATCATCGGGTACTACTCGCAGATCGCACCGCTTCTGCTCCCCCTGCTCGCTGGGCGGCCGGTGACCCGCAAGCGCTGGGTCGACGGCGTGGGCACAGCGGATGCACCGGCCGAGGCGTTCTTCACCAAACAGCTCGAGCGAGGTGCGCCGACCTGGGTGCCTCGTCAGCAGATCATGCACTCCGACGGCCCCAAGGAGTACCCGCTCGTCGACGACGTGCCCACGCTCGTGTGGCTCGCGCAGATCGCCGCGATCGAACTGCACGTCCCGCAGTGGCGCTTCGGCCCTGACGGCCTGCCGGGAAATCCCGACCGGCTCGTGCTCGACCTCGACCCGGGTCCCGGCGTGGGTCTCGTGCAGTGCGCCGAGGTGGCGAGGATCGCCCGCGGCATCCTGACCGGCATGGGGCTCGATCCGGTTCCGGTGACGAGTGGCAGCAAGGGCATTCACCTGTACGCGGCTCTTCCTGGCGCTCAGACGAGCGAACAGATCTCCTCCGTCGTGAAAGAGCTCGCCCGGATGATCGAAGCCGACCATCCCGATCTCGCCACCAGCGTCATGGCGAAGGTGCAGCGCGGCGGCAAGGTGTTCCTCGACTGGAGCCAGAACAACGGGAAGAAGACGACGATCTCCCCCTACTCGCTGCGGGGCCGTGCGCATCCCTGGGTCGCGGCCCCCCGCACCTGGGACGAACTCGACGATCCGGAGCTCCGCCAACTCTCGATGGACGAGGTGCTCGAGCGGATGGCAGCCGGCATCGATCCGATCTCCGCCCTGCATCCGCGCGACGACGAGCTGCTCGATTCCTATCGCAGCAAGAGAGACGCCGACCGCACGCCCGAGCCGATGCCTGCGCGAGCCGCCCCGGCAGCCGGGGGCGAGACCCGGCGCTTCGTCATCCAGGAGCATCACGCCCGTCGCCTGCACTACGACCTGCGCATCGAGGACCGCGGCGTCCTCGTGAGCTGGGCGGTTCCCAAGGGCGTGCCCGAGACCAGCGGACGCAATCATCTCGCCGTGATGACCGAACCGCACCCGATGGAGTACCTGACCTTCGCGGGCACGATCCCCGCGGGCGAGTACGGCGCCGGCGTGATGACCGTGTGGGACACCGGCACCGTCGAGTTGGAGAAATGGCGCGACGACGAGGTGATCGGCACGTTCACGGGAAACGAGGGCGGCCCCCTCGGCAGTGTCCGCCTCGCCCTGATCCGCACCGAAGGCGCCGGCGAGAAGTCGTCGTGGCTGCTTCATCGCATGAAGCAGAGCGATTCTCGTCCGCACGGCCGGCCGCACGCACGGGCCTCCGCACCGGCTTCGCCCGCGACCGAGCCGACGTTGCGCCCCATGCTCGCTGAGAACGGCACGGCCGCCCTCGCGAAGTCCCTCAACCCGGATCCCTGGGTCGAGGTGAAATGGGACGGCATCCGCGCGATCGGCACCTGGACCGACGGACGGATGCTCCTGCACGCGCGCAGCGGCACCGATATCACCGCACGTTATCCGGAGCTCACGGCCGACGGCGCACCGCATCTGCCGGCGTCCGACGCGGTCATCGACGGCGAGATCGTCGCCTTCGACGACAGCGGGCGGCCCAGCTTCTCGCGTCTGCAGAACCGCATGCACCTGACGCGGCCCCGCGAGATCGAGCGGGAGGTCGTGCGCACGCCCATCGCGTACGTCGTGTTCGACCTGCTCCGGCTGAACGGGCACGACCTCACCGATCTGCCCCTCGAGCAGCGCCGCTCGCTCCTCGACGAGCTGACGGCCGACCTCGACGCCCCGATCCAGGCCCCGCCGGTGTTCGACGACGTCGATGCGGCCCTCGCGGCCAGCGGGCAGTTCGGCCTCGAAGGCGTCGTCGTGAAAGACCGCTCCTCCCGTTATCGGCCCGGGCAGCGCTCGCCCGCGTGGCTCAAGCTCAAGCACACCCGCATGCAGGAGGCGGTGATCGTCGGCATCCGACCGGGGAAGGGCGATCGGGAGGGCACGATCGGCTCGCTGCTCCTCGCCGTCCCCTCCCCTGACGGCCTGCGCTACGTCGGCAGAGTGGGCACGGGTTTCACCGATCGGATGCTGCGCGATCTGCTCGCACAGCTCTCGCCGCTGCGAGTGGGCGAGCCGCCGCTGCAGGGCGTGCCGGCGCTCGACGCCTCGGACGCACTGTGGGTGCGACCCGAACTGGTCGGTGAGGTCGAGTTCGCGAACTGGACCCCCGACGGCATCCTTCGGCACTCCCGCTGGCGGGGGCTGCGGCCCGACAAGACGCCGGAAGACGTCGCGATCGACTCCTAG
- the murI gene encoding glutamate racemase, with translation MNDAPIGIFDSGVGGLTVARAIRAQLPRESFVYIGDTAHSPYGPKPIADVRRYSLEVLDTLVDQGVKMLVIACNTASAAMLRDARERYDVPVVEVIGPAVRRAVSTTRNGRVGVIGTVGTIGSRAYQDMLEVNERLEVFTAACPRFVEFVEAGITGTPEVLAVAEEYLSPLRDAGVDTLVLGCTHYPFLRGAISYVMGEGVTLVSSDDETAGDVYRQLVRADQLASPDATASYVYEATGDSTIEFTALANRLMGHEVRDVQLVQTGVIDLPASVIDSL, from the coding sequence ATGAACGACGCCCCGATCGGAATCTTCGACTCCGGTGTCGGCGGGCTGACGGTGGCGAGGGCCATCCGCGCCCAGCTGCCCCGTGAGTCGTTCGTCTACATCGGCGACACGGCGCATTCGCCTTATGGCCCGAAGCCGATCGCCGACGTCCGGAGGTACTCGCTCGAGGTTCTCGACACGCTCGTCGATCAGGGTGTGAAGATGCTCGTGATCGCGTGCAACACGGCATCCGCCGCGATGCTCCGCGACGCGCGCGAGCGCTACGACGTGCCCGTCGTCGAGGTGATCGGCCCCGCGGTGCGCCGGGCCGTGTCGACCACGCGAAACGGACGCGTCGGCGTGATCGGGACGGTCGGCACGATCGGCTCCCGTGCCTATCAGGACATGCTCGAGGTGAACGAGCGGCTCGAAGTCTTCACGGCCGCATGCCCGCGCTTCGTCGAGTTCGTCGAGGCGGGGATCACGGGCACGCCGGAGGTCCTCGCAGTGGCCGAGGAGTATCTGTCGCCGCTGAGGGACGCGGGCGTCGACACGCTCGTGCTCGGATGCACGCACTACCCGTTCCTGCGCGGTGCCATCAGCTACGTGATGGGAGAGGGCGTGACCCTCGTCTCCAGCGACGACGAGACGGCGGGCGACGTGTACCGCCAGCTCGTCCGCGCCGACCAGCTCGCCTCTCCCGATGCGACAGCGTCATACGTGTACGAGGCGACGGGTGATTCGACGATCGAGTTCACCGCCCTCGCCAATCGCCTGATGGGGCACGAGGTGCGCGATGTGCAACTCGTGCAGACCGGTGTCATCGACCTGCCGGCGTCCGTCATCGACTCGCTCTGA
- the ku gene encoding non-homologous end joining protein Ku, producing MRTIWKGALTFGLVNVPVKVYSATEDHDVPLHQVHEKDGGRIRYQRTCEVCGETVAYADIDRAYVDEEQTVVLTKDDLASLPAEKSREIDVVEFVPSDQVDLLTLDKPYYLEPDSKSPKAYVLLRKTLEQTDRTAIVRFTLRQKTRLAALRVRGKVLVLQTLLWADEVREAEFPVLDEDVKISKKELELSSSLVDSYSSDFDPEEFVDEYQKELRTLIDAKIEAGDTFDASETFAEADAGAEGGEVIDLMEALRASVARSKEARSAGGASDEEPKKRAGKKKAG from the coding sequence ATGAGAACGATCTGGAAGGGCGCGCTGACCTTCGGTCTCGTGAACGTGCCGGTGAAGGTGTACTCCGCCACCGAGGATCACGACGTGCCGCTGCATCAGGTGCACGAGAAGGACGGCGGACGCATCCGCTATCAGCGCACCTGCGAAGTGTGCGGCGAGACGGTGGCCTACGCCGACATCGACCGCGCCTACGTCGACGAGGAGCAGACCGTCGTCCTCACGAAAGACGACCTCGCCTCGCTCCCCGCCGAGAAGAGCCGAGAGATCGACGTCGTCGAGTTCGTCCCCAGCGACCAGGTCGACCTGCTGACCCTCGACAAGCCGTACTACCTCGAGCCTGATTCGAAGTCGCCCAAGGCGTACGTGCTGCTTCGCAAGACGCTCGAGCAGACCGACCGCACCGCCATCGTGCGGTTCACCCTGCGGCAGAAGACCCGGTTGGCCGCGCTCCGCGTTCGCGGCAAGGTGCTCGTGCTGCAGACCCTGCTGTGGGCCGACGAGGTGCGCGAGGCCGAGTTCCCCGTGCTCGACGAAGACGTCAAGATCTCGAAGAAGGAACTCGAGCTGTCGTCGTCTCTCGTCGACAGCTATTCGAGCGACTTCGACCCGGAGGAGTTCGTCGACGAGTATCAGAAGGAGCTGCGCACCCTCATCGACGCCAAGATCGAGGCGGGCGACACCTTCGACGCGTCCGAGACGTTCGCCGAGGCGGATGCCGGTGCCGAGGGCGGAGAGGTCATCGACCTCATGGAGGCCCTGCGTGCCAGCGTCGCGCGTTCGAAGGAAGCGCGTTCGGCCGGCGGAGCATCGGACGAGGAGCCCAAGAAGCGCGCGGGCAAGAAGAAGGCGGGTTGA
- a CDS encoding type II secretion system F family protein, protein MTGITHLALALLVGGAFAGGVLSILAALPRWRAVSLPTRIAPYVRDVVDDAHLPASALPRVGALPITGRTLWQRSKDAFERMLGGGDALRHRLSQAGATMDAAGFRGRQLGWALAGIGAGAVLLVVLVLAGRMSAPVALLPLLSGAAVAVGYDMQLTARAKARRMRLTDELPTTLEFLALCLSAGEGFLDALRRVSAIGSGELTAELRQVVLAVGTGSGLADALSEMASRLQLPGLSRAVDQVIAALEHGAPLAGVLHAQAGDAREDAKRTLIEQAGRKEILMLLPLVFLILPLSVLFAIWPGLFILRLGIG, encoded by the coding sequence ATGACCGGGATCACCCATCTCGCCCTCGCACTGCTGGTCGGAGGCGCCTTCGCCGGGGGAGTGCTGAGCATTCTCGCGGCTCTTCCGCGATGGCGCGCTGTCTCGTTGCCGACGCGCATCGCTCCCTATGTGCGTGACGTGGTCGATGACGCGCACCTCCCGGCATCCGCTCTTCCCCGCGTCGGCGCGCTTCCGATCACCGGACGGACGCTGTGGCAGCGGTCGAAGGACGCGTTCGAACGGATGCTGGGCGGTGGGGACGCGCTGAGGCATCGGCTGTCGCAGGCCGGGGCGACCATGGATGCCGCCGGGTTCCGCGGCAGGCAGCTCGGCTGGGCGCTCGCCGGGATCGGGGCGGGAGCCGTGCTTCTCGTCGTCCTCGTGCTCGCAGGGCGGATGTCGGCCCCGGTGGCGCTGCTTCCGCTCCTGTCCGGCGCGGCGGTCGCAGTCGGCTACGACATGCAGCTCACGGCGAGAGCGAAGGCGCGGCGCATGCGCCTGACCGACGAGTTGCCCACCACACTCGAGTTCCTCGCCCTGTGCCTCTCGGCGGGTGAGGGCTTCCTCGACGCCCTGCGACGGGTCTCGGCCATCGGGTCAGGCGAACTGACTGCGGAGCTGCGTCAGGTGGTGCTCGCGGTAGGAACCGGCTCCGGCCTTGCCGATGCGCTGTCGGAGATGGCGTCGCGCCTGCAGCTGCCCGGCCTGTCGCGCGCGGTCGACCAGGTCATCGCGGCGCTCGAGCACGGAGCGCCGCTGGCCGGCGTGCTGCACGCCCAGGCGGGAGATGCGCGAGAGGACGCCAAGCGCACGCTGATCGAGCAGGCCGGACGCAAGGAGATCCTCATGCTCCTTCCTCTCGTGTTCCTCATCCTGCCGCTCTCGGTCCTGTTCGCGATCTGGCCAGGGCTCTTCATCCTGCGACTCGGCATCGGCTGA
- a CDS encoding type II secretion system F family protein: MTALLGAMFAAGILLCLSPWLWPHRERAAAAAPRGHLVRLIEEAGLPSVAPRGVVVVIVAVALAAASVVWLLTGLPTLAVLAGLAGAWTPVLYLRSRRLRLRKARRQLWPDVCDLLIASIRVGLSLPDAVAGLAESAPSTLRPAFVVFARDLHSTGRFDTSLDRLKTTLADPIADRIIETLRMARQVGGTELTSVLRALSSSVRADAALRGEVEARQSWIRGAAVLGAVAPWVILGLLVMRPEGADAYGTPEGVLVICIGAAVSVIAYRVMIRIGRLAEPGRWFG; encoded by the coding sequence ATGACCGCTCTCCTCGGCGCGATGTTCGCGGCCGGCATCCTCCTGTGCCTGTCGCCGTGGCTCTGGCCCCATCGCGAGCGCGCTGCCGCGGCGGCACCTCGCGGACACCTGGTCAGACTCATCGAGGAGGCGGGTCTTCCATCCGTCGCTCCTCGCGGGGTCGTGGTCGTGATCGTCGCGGTGGCGCTCGCCGCCGCATCCGTCGTGTGGCTGCTGACAGGACTCCCGACGCTCGCCGTCCTCGCCGGACTCGCAGGTGCGTGGACGCCCGTGCTGTACCTGCGTTCGAGGCGGCTGCGGCTGCGCAAGGCGCGGAGGCAGCTGTGGCCCGATGTATGCGACCTGCTGATCGCATCGATCCGCGTCGGGCTGTCGCTGCCCGACGCCGTCGCCGGCCTGGCGGAATCCGCGCCGTCGACGCTGCGGCCCGCCTTCGTGGTCTTCGCGCGTGATCTGCACTCGACGGGGCGTTTCGACACCAGCCTCGACCGCCTCAAGACCACCCTCGCCGACCCGATCGCCGACCGCATCATCGAGACGCTGCGGATGGCACGACAGGTCGGCGGAACCGAGCTGACCAGCGTGCTGCGCGCGCTTTCCTCCTCGGTGCGAGCCGATGCAGCGCTACGCGGCGAGGTCGAGGCGCGACAGTCGTGGATACGTGGCGCCGCGGTGCTCGGAGCCGTCGCGCCCTGGGTGATCCTGGGGCTGCTGGTGATGAGGCCCGAGGGGGCGGACGCCTACGGCACGCCCGAGGGTGTACTGGTCATCTGCATCGGAGCGGCGGTCTCGGTGATCGCATACCGGGTGATGATCCGGATCGGGCGGCTGGCAGAACCCGGGCGGTGGTTCGGATGA
- a CDS encoding TadE/TadG family type IV pilus assembly protein: MNLRRELADERGSSPVEFVLVGTLLTLLTLAVLQLALATYVRNVVHDAAVEGAYYAALADTTPEEGAERTRLAITRAVGASYAEDVAVSTADAGGQQVIEMRVRTTLPIIGLIGLPYALEVEAHAPMESLGDG, translated from the coding sequence ATGAACCTGCGTCGAGAACTCGCGGACGAGCGGGGCTCCAGCCCGGTGGAGTTCGTGCTCGTCGGTACGCTGCTCACTCTGTTGACGCTCGCGGTGCTGCAACTCGCTCTGGCCACCTACGTGCGCAACGTGGTTCACGACGCCGCGGTCGAGGGAGCCTATTACGCAGCTCTCGCAGACACGACTCCCGAAGAGGGGGCGGAGCGGACGCGGCTGGCCATTACCAGGGCGGTGGGCGCGTCGTATGCGGAGGACGTCGCGGTGAGCACGGCGGATGCGGGCGGCCAGCAGGTCATCGAGATGCGCGTGCGGACCACCCTCCCGATCATCGGGCTCATCGGACTTCCCTATGCGTTGGAGGTGGAAGCGCATGCGCCGATGGAATCGCTGGGTGACGGATGA
- a CDS encoding cation diffusion facilitator family transporter encodes MHDHAPAAGGIRSAGHRRLLTISLCLTATIMVVQVVGAVLTGSLALLADAAHMFTDASALVIALIAAAVAARPADDRRTFGYQRAEVFGALINAVILIALAGWVGVEAVLRLINPGETEVAGGLMLVVAVVGLVANGISMWLLSRAQRTSINVRGAYLEVMGDLIGSATVIIAAIVIVTTGWMPADAIASMLIAVMIIPRAISLLREVFSVLAESAPKGTAVSEIRQHLLGYDGVVGVHDVHVWQLTRGAPVFTAHVRVAPELFEGGRSAKLLSDMQSCLAEHFDVEHSTFQIEPAEQSDCEPHHA; translated from the coding sequence ATGCACGATCACGCACCCGCAGCAGGCGGCATCCGCTCGGCTGGCCATCGACGCCTGCTGACGATCTCGCTGTGCCTCACGGCGACCATCATGGTCGTGCAGGTGGTGGGTGCCGTCCTCACCGGGTCGCTGGCGCTGCTGGCCGACGCCGCGCACATGTTCACCGACGCCTCCGCTCTCGTGATCGCCCTGATCGCGGCAGCCGTGGCCGCACGTCCTGCCGACGATCGGCGCACCTTCGGCTACCAGCGTGCCGAAGTGTTCGGAGCGCTCATCAACGCCGTCATCCTCATCGCCCTCGCCGGCTGGGTCGGCGTGGAGGCAGTGCTGCGACTCATCAACCCGGGCGAGACCGAGGTCGCGGGCGGGCTGATGCTCGTCGTCGCGGTGGTCGGGCTCGTCGCCAACGGCATCTCGATGTGGCTGCTCAGCCGCGCGCAGCGCACGAGCATCAACGTGCGAGGCGCGTACCTCGAGGTGATGGGCGACCTGATCGGCTCCGCGACGGTGATCATCGCGGCGATCGTGATCGTGACGACCGGATGGATGCCGGCGGACGCCATCGCCTCGATGCTCATCGCCGTGATGATCATCCCGCGGGCGATCTCACTGCTGCGCGAGGTGTTCTCGGTGCTCGCCGAGTCCGCCCCCAAAGGCACGGCCGTGAGCGAGATCCGCCAGCACCTGCTCGGATACGACGGCGTGGTCGGCGTGCACGATGTGCACGTGTGGCAGCTCACCCGGGGAGCACCGGTGTTCACGGCGCACGTCCGCGTCGCCCCGGAGCTGTTCGAGGGTGGGCGCTCCGCGAAACTGCTGAGCGACATGCAGTCGTGCCTCGCCGAGCATTTCGACGTCGAGCATTCGACGTTCCAGATCGAGCCTGCCGAGCAGTCCGACTGCGAGCCGCACCACGCCTAG